The following proteins are encoded in a genomic region of Brachyspira pilosicoli:
- a CDS encoding FMN-binding protein, whose product MKKEVTYKAVISVTLTALIAGFLLSFVYSSFEKDILANNEKTVLNGVKAVIPNADNIEGPISENATYPYYIGKKADGSVAGYAILSSAGGYNGQNKVLVGFSDDATIITGIVVTEQAETPGLGAKIVEPNFRNQFTNKSSIVPLTVVKGIKPEEALDAQIAAISGATISSTSVVTAVNSANEQAVNLFLQ is encoded by the coding sequence ATGAAAAAAGAAGTTACTTATAAAGCTGTAATATCTGTTACATTAACTGCTCTAATTGCTGGATTTTTATTATCATTCGTTTATTCTTCTTTTGAAAAAGATATTTTAGCTAACAATGAAAAAACTGTATTAAATGGGGTTAAGGCTGTTATACCTAATGCTGATAATATAGAAGGTCCTATTAGTGAGAATGCTACATATCCATATTATATTGGTAAAAAGGCGGATGGTTCTGTGGCAGGTTATGCTATACTTTCTTCTGCCGGCGGATATAATGGTCAAAATAAAGTATTAGTTGGTTTTAGTGATGATGCTACTATAATTACTGGAATAGTTGTTACTGAGCAGGCTGAAACTCCTGGACTTGGTGCTAAAATTGTAGAGCCTAACTTTAGAAATCAATTTACTAATAAAAGTTCTATTGTCCCTCTTACTGTTGTAAAAGGTATAAAACCAGAAGAGGCACTTGATGCTCAAATAGCAGCTATTAGCGGAGCTACTATATCAAGCACTTCTGTTGTAACAGCTGTTAATAGTGCTAATGAACAGGCTGTTAATCTATTCTTGCAATAA